The proteins below are encoded in one region of Mycobacterium pseudokansasii:
- a CDS encoding PE-PPE domain-containing protein, which yields MNFTILPPEINSARMYFGAGLGPMVAAASAWDGLAAQLGSAAASFESLTSGLAGGPWQGPASAAMLGAAAPYAAWLQATAGDAEQAAAQARSAVRAFEAAQPATVHPAIIAGNRSQLLSLVMSNLFGQNAPAIALAEAEYEQMWAQDVTAMLGYHLSASAAVAQLPPWQELPQRLADMADSTIASWQLPNINIGTGNTGSFNIGNNNTGNFNIGSNNTGNANIGNANLGSFNLGFDNVGNFNAGWNNYVNANVGTRNVGLFNIGFENTGEANVGIWNVGVRNVGFVNVGEGLVGFAQPGDGDVGVTSVFERLGGGGVVLTLGGTAFSPLPRIFYTAAVSDLFINPVDSALAGYAANFLVTPSKLWPLTGLDSLSLDKSVARGVADLDAAIMTQFALGQKTVILGYSQGAVVVGEELRHLATLPADQRPALSDLSFVLIGDPSNPNGGILSRFPGVHLPIADFTFFPATPANVYPTTVYSLEYGGISDFPQYPINILADVNAVAGALILHSQFPALTPEWVATGVVQPVTPGSLTTYIMIPVQDLPMLAPVRAIPFVGEPLADLIQPNLKVLVNWGYGNLEHGYSQGPADVPTPAGLFPDISVFDVAAALQRGTAQGINDFVADLGLPPMSSWLPRLA from the coding sequence ATGAATTTCACTATCTTGCCCCCCGAAATCAATTCGGCACGTATGTATTTCGGTGCCGGCTTGGGCCCGATGGTCGCGGCGGCCTCAGCATGGGATGGGCTGGCCGCCCAGTTGGGCTCGGCGGCGGCCTCGTTTGAGTCGTTGACCTCGGGGTTGGCGGGCGGACCCTGGCAGGGTCCGGCGTCGGCGGCGATGCTGGGCGCGGCAGCGCCCTATGCCGCGTGGTTGCAGGCGACGGCTGGTGACGCCGAGCAGGCGGCCGCTCAGGCCCGGTCAGCGGTGCGCGCGTTCGAAGCGGCGCAGCCCGCCACCGTGCATCCCGCGATCATCGCAGGCAATCGGTCTCAGTTGCTTTCGCTGGTGATGTCCAACCTGTTCGGCCAAAACGCGCCGGCGATCGCGCTCGCCGAGGCCGAATACGAGCAGATGTGGGCTCAGGACGTGACCGCCATGCTGGGCTACCACCTGAGCGCCTCCGCAGCTGTCGCGCAGTTGCCGCCATGGCAGGAACTGCCGCAACGATTGGCGGACATGGCCGATAGCACCATTGCAAGCTGGCAGCTCCCGAACATCAACATCGGCACTGGAAACACCGGCAGCTTCAACATCGGCAACAACAACACCGGCAACTTCAACATCGGCAGTAATAACACCGGCAATGCCAACATCGGCAACGCAAACCTTGGCAGCTTCAACCTGGGTTTTGACAACGTGGGCAACTTCAACGCGGGTTGGAACAACTATGTCAATGCGAATGTCGGTACCCGTAACGTCGGCCTATTCAACATCGGCTTCGAGAACACCGGCGAGGCGAACGTCGGCATCTGGAACGTCGGCGTCCGCAACGTCGGCTTCGTCAACGTCGGTGAGGGATTGGTCGGTTTCGCGCAGCCCGGCGACGGCGACGTCGGGGTCACCAGCGTATTCGAGCGGCTGGGGGGCGGCGGCGTGGTGTTGACCCTGGGCGGCACCGCGTTCAGTCCGCTGCCCCGAATCTTCTACACCGCGGCCGTTTCGGACCTGTTCATCAACCCGGTCGACTCCGCCCTCGCCGGGTACGCCGCCAACTTCTTGGTGACGCCGTCCAAGCTGTGGCCGTTAACCGGCCTGGACAGCTTGAGCCTCGACAAATCGGTGGCCCGGGGCGTCGCGGATCTGGATGCGGCGATCATGACGCAATTTGCCCTGGGGCAAAAGACCGTCATCCTGGGCTACTCCCAAGGCGCCGTGGTGGTCGGCGAAGAACTGCGCCATCTCGCGACCTTGCCGGCCGACCAGCGGCCGGCCTTGAGCGATCTGTCCTTCGTGCTGATCGGTGATCCGTCCAACCCCAACGGTGGCATTCTGTCGCGCTTCCCCGGAGTGCACCTGCCGATCGCGGACTTTACGTTTTTCCCGGCGACTCCGGCCAACGTCTATCCCACCACCGTTTACTCGCTCGAATACGGCGGGATCAGCGATTTTCCGCAGTACCCGATCAATATCCTGGCAGACGTCAACGCCGTTGCCGGCGCCTTGATTCTGCACTCCCAATTCCCGGCCCTCACGCCCGAATGGGTTGCCACGGGCGTGGTTCAGCCGGTGACACCGGGCTCTCTGACCACCTACATCATGATTCCCGTCCAAGATCTGCCGATGTTGGCCCCGGTGCGCGCCATTCCCTTCGTCGGGGAGCCGCTGGCGGATTTGATCCAGCCCAACCTGAAGGTGCTGGTGAACTGGGGCTACGGCAACCTCGAACACGGTTACAGCCAGGGCCCGGCCGACGTTCCCACCCCGGCCGGGCTGTTCCCGGACATCAGCGTGTTCGACGTGGCCGCGGCGCTGCAGCGCGGCACCGCGCAGGGGATCAACGACTTTGTTGCCGATCTGGGCCTGCCGCCGATGTCATCGTGGCTGCCCCGGCTCGCCTGA
- a CDS encoding PPE family protein has translation MYAGAGPAPMLAAAAAWDGLAADLQASATSFESVASGLAASWQGAASAAMTAAAAPYLAWLSAAAQHAEQTAGQARMAASTFEAALTATVHPAMVSVNRTQLVSLIASNLLGQNALAIAATEAEYEQMWAQNVAAMSGYHSNASALASRLIPWQQLTSGLSTTGAGPVAMGPGTALVMGTAFLQPTSSYVSRIDQLFIAPIHPGFLAQGLYTPEQYWPLTGLTSLTVGQSMVQSAKVLNDAIMAQNGSPTLVFGYSQSASVATLEMQHLLTLPADQRPTADQLSFVLAANPNRPNGGFLERFHGLYIPILDLPFFGATPANAYPTTDYAIQYDFQADFPQYPLNLLADANAVAGQFYIHSSYPNLTPAQIATGVAQPVSPADTMTKYILIPTHDLPLLNPLRAIPILGNPLADLVQPDLRVLVELGYDRTAYQDVPTPAGLFPHLDPLTVAGQLVDGAGQGVHDALVDLGLPPPAFPPLS, from the coding sequence ATGTACGCCGGCGCCGGTCCGGCGCCGATGTTGGCGGCGGCGGCCGCCTGGGACGGGCTGGCCGCCGACCTACAGGCGTCGGCGACCTCGTTCGAGTCGGTCGCCTCGGGTCTGGCGGCATCCTGGCAGGGCGCTGCATCGGCCGCGATGACGGCCGCGGCCGCACCATATCTGGCCTGGCTGAGCGCGGCCGCGCAGCACGCCGAGCAGACGGCCGGACAGGCCCGGATGGCCGCGAGCACCTTCGAGGCCGCGCTGACGGCCACGGTGCACCCGGCGATGGTCAGCGTCAACCGGACTCAGCTGGTGTCGCTGATCGCGTCGAACCTGCTGGGCCAGAACGCCCTGGCGATCGCGGCCACCGAGGCCGAATACGAGCAGATGTGGGCCCAGAATGTGGCCGCCATGTCCGGTTACCACTCCAATGCGTCGGCACTGGCCAGCCGGCTGATTCCATGGCAGCAGCTGACGAGCGGTCTGTCGACAACCGGCGCAGGGCCGGTGGCGATGGGGCCGGGCACGGCGCTCGTCATGGGCACCGCCTTCCTGCAGCCGACGTCGAGCTATGTAAGCCGCATCGACCAGTTGTTCATCGCCCCGATCCACCCCGGCTTCCTCGCCCAAGGCCTGTACACCCCTGAGCAGTACTGGCCGCTCACCGGTCTGACGAGTCTGACCGTCGGCCAGTCGATGGTGCAGAGCGCGAAAGTGCTCAACGACGCGATCATGGCGCAGAACGGCAGCCCCACCCTGGTATTCGGCTACTCGCAGAGCGCCTCGGTTGCCACCCTGGAAATGCAGCACCTACTGACCCTGCCCGCCGACCAACGGCCCACAGCTGACCAGCTGTCATTTGTGCTGGCCGCCAACCCCAACCGCCCCAACGGCGGATTCCTCGAGCGCTTCCACGGTCTGTACATCCCGATTCTGGATCTGCCGTTCTTCGGCGCCACCCCGGCCAACGCCTACCCGACCACCGATTACGCAATCCAATACGACTTCCAGGCCGACTTCCCGCAGTACCCGCTCAACCTGCTCGCCGACGCCAACGCCGTCGCCGGCCAGTTCTACATCCACTCCAGCTACCCAAACCTCACGCCCGCCCAGATCGCTACCGGTGTGGCGCAGCCCGTGTCGCCGGCGGACACCATGACCAAATACATCCTGATCCCCACCCACGATCTGCCGCTACTTAACCCGCTGCGCGCGATCCCCATCCTGGGAAACCCGCTGGCCGACCTGGTGCAGCCGGATCTGCGAGTGCTCGTGGAGCTGGGCTACGACCGCACCGCGTATCAGGATGTGCCGACCCCCGCGGGGTTGTTCCCGCACTTGGACCCGCTGACCGTTGCCGGCCAACTGGTCGACGGAGCCGGCCAGGGCGTGCACGACGCACTGGTAGACCTGGGATTGCCGCCGCCGGCATTTCCGCCACTCTCCTGA
- the pdxS gene encoding pyridoxal 5'-phosphate synthase lyase subunit PdxS, which yields MDTSNGAASSGSVNGQAGTARVKRGMAEMLKGGVIMDVVTAEQARIAEGAGAVAVMALERVPADIRAHGGVSRMSDPEMIEGIISAVTIPVMAKVRIGHFVEAQILQSLGVDYIDESEVLTPADYTHHIDKWKFTVPFVCGATNLGEALRRISEGAAMIRSKGEAGTGDVSNATTHMRAISGEIRRLTSLSEDELYVAAKELQAPYDLVAEVARSGKLPVTLFTAGGIATPADAAMMMQLGAEGVFVGSGIFKSGAPEHRAAAIVKATTFYDDPDMLAKVSRGLGEPMVGINVEQIAQPHRLAERGW from the coding sequence GTGGACACCTCGAACGGGGCCGCGTCATCCGGGTCGGTCAACGGCCAGGCCGGTACGGCGCGGGTCAAGCGTGGTATGGCCGAGATGCTCAAGGGCGGCGTGATTATGGACGTCGTCACCGCGGAGCAGGCCCGCATCGCCGAGGGTGCCGGCGCGGTCGCGGTGATGGCGCTGGAACGGGTGCCCGCCGACATCCGCGCCCACGGCGGGGTGTCGCGGATGAGCGACCCCGAAATGATCGAGGGCATCATCTCCGCGGTCACCATCCCGGTGATGGCCAAGGTGCGCATCGGTCATTTCGTGGAGGCGCAGATCCTGCAGAGCCTGGGCGTGGACTACATCGACGAGTCCGAGGTGCTGACTCCGGCCGACTACACCCATCACATCGACAAGTGGAAGTTCACCGTGCCGTTCGTGTGCGGGGCGACCAACCTCGGTGAAGCGCTGCGCCGGATCAGCGAGGGCGCGGCCATGATCCGCTCCAAAGGCGAGGCCGGCACCGGCGATGTCTCCAATGCCACCACCCACATGCGGGCCATCAGCGGCGAGATCCGCCGGCTGACGTCGCTGTCGGAGGATGAATTGTATGTGGCGGCAAAGGAGTTGCAGGCGCCCTACGACCTTGTCGCCGAGGTGGCCCGCTCCGGCAAGCTGCCGGTGACGCTGTTCACCGCCGGCGGGATCGCCACCCCGGCCGATGCGGCGATGATGATGCAGCTCGGCGCCGAAGGCGTCTTCGTCGGCTCGGGCATCTTCAAGTCCGGCGCCCCCGAACACCGGGCCGCCGCGATCGTCAAAGCCACCACCTTCTACGACGACCCCGACATGCTGGCCAAGGTGTCGCGGGGGCTGGGCGAGCCGATGGTCGGCATCAACGTCGAACAGATCGCCCAGCCGCACCGGCTCGCCGAGCGCGGCTGGTAA
- the tesB gene encoding acyl-CoA thioesterase II, giving the protein MAIEEILDLEQLEVNIYRGSVFSPESGFLQRTFGGHVAGQSLVSAVRTVDPSYRVHSLHGYFLRPGDAKERTVFLVERTRDGGSFATRRVTAIQHGEIIFSMGASFQTHQQGISHQDQMPAAPPPDDLPGLRSVRVFDDAGFRQFEEWDVRIVPREQLQCLPGKASQQQVWFRHHDPLPDDPVLHICALAYMSDLTLLGSAQVTHLKEREHLQVASLDHAMWFMRSFRADEWLLYDQSSPSAGGGRALTHGKIFTQRGELVAAVMQEGLTRYRHGYQP; this is encoded by the coding sequence GTGGCGATCGAAGAGATCCTCGACCTCGAGCAACTTGAGGTCAACATCTATCGGGGCAGCGTCTTCAGCCCGGAGTCAGGCTTTCTGCAGCGCACGTTCGGCGGCCATGTCGCGGGGCAGTCGCTGGTGTCGGCCGTGCGCACCGTCGACCCGTCGTATCGAGTCCACTCGTTACACGGATACTTTCTTCGGCCCGGAGATGCCAAGGAACGCACCGTTTTTCTGGTCGAGCGCACGCGCGATGGCGGATCGTTCGCCACCAGGCGGGTCACTGCCATTCAGCATGGGGAAATCATCTTCAGCATGGGGGCGTCCTTTCAGACCCATCAGCAAGGCATCAGCCACCAGGACCAGATGCCGGCCGCCCCGCCACCTGACGATCTGCCCGGATTGCGCTCGGTGCGGGTATTCGACGACGCCGGTTTCCGGCAGTTCGAGGAGTGGGACGTGCGGATTGTGCCGCGGGAGCAGTTGCAGTGTTTGCCCGGCAAGGCTTCCCAGCAACAGGTGTGGTTTCGCCACCACGATCCGCTGCCCGACGATCCGGTGCTGCACATCTGCGCGCTCGCCTATATGAGCGACCTCACCCTCCTCGGTTCGGCGCAGGTCACCCACCTCAAGGAGCGAGAGCATCTGCAGGTGGCATCGCTGGATCACGCGATGTGGTTCATGCGGTCTTTCCGCGCCGACGAATGGCTGCTGTACGACCAGTCCTCGCCGTCGGCCGGCGGCGGTCGCGCCCTCACCCACGGGAAGATCTTTACCCAGCGCGGTGAGCTGGTGGCGGCCGTCATGCAGGAGGGGCTGACTCGTTATCGCCACGGATACCAGCCGTGA
- the pdxT gene encoding pyridoxal 5'-phosphate synthase glutaminase subunit PdxT, which translates to MSPPKVGVLALQGDTREHLAALREAGAEAMPVRRRDELDAVDALVLPGGESTTISHLLRDFDLLEPLRARLAEGLPAYGACAGMILLASEILDAGARGREAVPLRGIDMTVRRNAFGRQVDSFEGDVAFAGLGDPVRAVFIRAPWVERAGEGVQVLARAAGHIVAVRQGVVLATAFHPEITGDRRIHQLFVDIVRGRR; encoded by the coding sequence GTGAGTCCGCCGAAGGTCGGTGTCCTGGCATTGCAGGGGGACACCCGGGAGCATCTCGCGGCACTGCGTGAAGCCGGAGCCGAGGCGATGCCGGTGCGCCGCCGCGACGAGCTGGACGCGGTGGATGCGCTGGTGCTGCCGGGCGGCGAGTCCACAACCATCAGCCATCTGCTGCGCGATTTCGACTTGCTGGAGCCGCTGCGGGCGCGGCTGGCCGAGGGCCTTCCCGCGTACGGCGCGTGTGCCGGCATGATCCTGCTTGCCAGCGAAATTCTGGACGCCGGCGCCCGCGGCCGCGAGGCCGTGCCGCTGCGTGGGATCGATATGACCGTGCGGCGCAACGCCTTTGGGCGACAAGTCGATTCGTTTGAGGGCGATGTCGCGTTCGCCGGCCTGGGCGACCCGGTGCGTGCGGTGTTCATCAGGGCGCCATGGGTCGAGCGGGCCGGCGAGGGTGTGCAGGTGCTGGCCCGGGCCGCGGGCCATATCGTCGCGGTGCGGCAGGGCGTGGTGTTGGCGACGGCGTTCCACCCCGAGATCACCGGCGATCGTCGTATCCATCAGCTGTTCGTCGACATCGTCCGGGGTCGGCGCTGA
- a CDS encoding YebC/PmpR family DNA-binding transcriptional regulator, producing MSGHSKWATTKHKKAVVDARRGKMFARLIKNIEVAARVGGGDPAGNPTLYDAIQKAKKSSVPNENIERARKRGAGEEAGGADWQTIMYEGYAPNGVAVLIECLTDNRNRAASEVRVAMTRNGGTMADPGSVSYLFSRKGVVTLDKNGLTEDDVLTAVLDAGAEEVNDLGDSFEVVAEPGDLVAVRTALQDAGIDYESAEAGFQPSVSVPVDVDGARKVFKLVDALEDSDDVQNVWTNVDVSDEVLAALALDEE from the coding sequence ATGAGCGGCCATTCCAAGTGGGCTACCACCAAGCACAAGAAGGCCGTCGTCGACGCCCGTCGCGGCAAGATGTTCGCCCGGCTGATCAAGAACATCGAGGTCGCAGCCCGTGTCGGCGGCGGTGACCCGGCGGGCAACCCGACCCTGTACGACGCCATCCAGAAGGCCAAGAAGAGCTCGGTGCCCAATGAGAACATCGAGCGGGCCCGCAAGCGCGGTGCCGGCGAGGAAGCCGGTGGCGCCGACTGGCAGACCATCATGTACGAGGGTTACGCGCCCAACGGCGTGGCGGTGTTGATCGAGTGCCTGACCGACAATCGCAACCGTGCCGCCAGCGAGGTGCGGGTGGCCATGACGCGCAACGGCGGCACCATGGCCGATCCGGGGTCGGTGTCCTATCTGTTCTCTCGCAAGGGCGTGGTCACCCTGGACAAGAACGGCCTAACCGAAGATGACGTGCTGACCGCGGTGCTGGATGCCGGTGCCGAGGAGGTCAACGACCTGGGCGACAGTTTCGAAGTGGTCGCCGAACCAGGTGATCTGGTCGCGGTGCGCACCGCGTTGCAGGACGCGGGGATTGACTACGAGTCGGCGGAAGCCGGTTTCCAGCCGTCGGTCAGTGTGCCGGTGGATGTTGACGGCGCCCGCAAGGTGTTCAAGCTCGTCGACGCGCTGGAGGATAGCGATGACGTGCAGAACGTGTGGACCAATGTCGACGTGTCCGACGAGGTGTTGGCGGCTCTCGCTCTCGACGAGGAATGA
- a CDS encoding polyamine aminopropyltransferase, protein MTSTQQAPVAASPRWRAVLLAAVAACAACGIVYELALLTLSASLDGGGIVATSLIVAGYIAALGAGALLVKPLLVRAAITFITVEVLLGIVGGLSAAALYVTFAFIGGSLWVLALGTALIGGLVGAEVPLLMTLLQSGRVAEATDTGRTLANLTAADYLGALLGGLGWPFVLLPHLGMIRGAAATGIVNLVAAAVVSIFLLRRVVGARQLATALGALAAALGLLVTLLVGARGIETTSRQRLYADPIIAYRHTAYQEIVVTRRGDDLRLYLDGGLQFSTVDEYRYTESLVYPALGSGARSVLVLGGGDGLAARELLRQPGVRQIVQVELDPAVIELARTTMRGANGGSLDDPRVHVVIDDAMSWLRGSDRGPFDAVITDLPDPDTPALGRLYSAEFYTLAARALAPGGLMVVQAGSPFSTRTAFWRTVSSVQAAGHAVTPYHVYVPTFGDWGFVLARRGSTAPTPTMPSDAPPLRFLNQQVLDAATVFPGDVAPRPLEPSTLDNPRIVEDMRHGYD, encoded by the coding sequence ATGACGTCGACACAGCAGGCGCCGGTTGCGGCCTCGCCGCGCTGGCGCGCGGTGCTGCTGGCCGCCGTCGCCGCCTGCGCGGCCTGCGGCATCGTCTACGAGCTCGCACTGCTCACCCTGTCGGCCAGCCTGGACGGCGGCGGCATCGTCGCCACGTCACTGATCGTCGCCGGCTACATCGCCGCGCTGGGCGCCGGCGCGCTGCTGGTCAAGCCGCTGCTGGTGCGCGCGGCCATCACCTTCATCACCGTGGAGGTACTGCTGGGCATTGTCGGAGGCTTGTCGGCGGCGGCCTTGTACGTGACGTTCGCGTTCATCGGCGGATCGCTGTGGGTGCTGGCGCTGGGCACCGCGCTGATCGGCGGTCTGGTCGGCGCCGAGGTGCCGCTGCTGATGACACTGCTGCAGAGCGGCCGGGTGGCCGAAGCGACCGATACCGGCCGGACGCTGGCCAACCTGACCGCGGCCGATTATCTGGGCGCGTTGCTCGGCGGGCTCGGTTGGCCGTTTGTGCTGCTGCCGCATCTGGGGATGATCCGCGGCGCGGCCGCCACCGGCATCGTCAACCTCGTGGCCGCGGCCGTCGTGTCGATCTTCCTGCTGCGGCGGGTCGTCGGCGCTCGCCAGCTGGCGACGGCGCTGGGCGCGCTGGCCGCGGCCCTTGGGCTGCTGGTGACGCTGTTGGTGGGTGCGCGCGGGATCGAGACGACCAGCCGGCAGCGGCTCTACGCCGACCCGATCATCGCCTACCGGCACACGGCATATCAGGAGATCGTGGTGACGCGGCGCGGTGACGACCTGCGGCTCTACCTCGACGGCGGATTGCAGTTCTCCACCGTGGACGAGTACCGCTACACCGAAAGCCTGGTCTATCCCGCGCTCGGCTCAGGTGCCCGTTCGGTTCTGGTGCTAGGTGGGGGCGACGGCCTGGCCGCCCGTGAGCTACTGCGTCAACCCGGTGTGCGGCAGATCGTTCAGGTGGAGCTTGACCCCGCGGTCATCGAATTGGCGCGCACCACCATGCGCGGGGCCAATGGAGGTTCGCTGGACGACCCGCGGGTGCACGTGGTGATCGATGATGCGATGAGCTGGCTGCGCGGCTCGGACCGGGGTCCCTTCGACGCGGTCATCACCGACCTGCCCGACCCGGACACGCCCGCGCTGGGCCGTCTGTACTCGGCCGAGTTCTACACGCTGGCCGCGCGTGCACTGGCCCCCGGCGGCCTGATGGTGGTGCAGGCGGGCAGCCCGTTCTCGACGCGGACCGCGTTCTGGCGGACGGTCTCGTCGGTGCAGGCCGCGGGGCATGCGGTGACGCCGTACCACGTTTATGTCCCCACGTTCGGTGACTGGGGCTTCGTCCTGGCGCGCCGCGGGTCCACCGCCCCCACGCCGACGATGCCGAGCGATGCGCCCCCGCTGCGGTTCCTCAACCAGCAGGTGCTCGATGCGGCCACGGTGTTCCCGGGCGACGTGGCGCCACGCCCGCTCGAGCCGTCAACCCTGGACAATCCGCGCATCGTCGAGGACATGCGTCACGGATACGACTAA
- a CDS encoding DUF350 domain-containing protein — protein MHQVGVDFGTVNFTPILHGVVATILYFLVGAAVLVAGFLMVDVLTPGNLRRLVFIDRRPNAVVLASAMYAALAIVIITAIHTSSSQLGQGLVDVAVYGGVGVALQGAALLILEIAVPGRFREHVEEPTLHPAAFATAVMMLAVGGVIAAALS, from the coding sequence TTGCATCAGGTGGGAGTCGATTTCGGCACCGTCAACTTCACCCCGATCCTGCATGGCGTGGTGGCGACCATCTTGTACTTCCTGGTGGGTGCGGCCGTCCTGGTCGCGGGTTTCCTGATGGTCGATGTGCTGACTCCGGGCAACCTGCGCCGCCTGGTGTTCATCGATCGGCGGCCCAACGCCGTCGTCCTGGCCTCGGCGATGTATGCGGCGCTGGCCATCGTCATCATTACCGCCATTCACACCAGTTCCAGCCAGCTGGGCCAGGGGCTGGTCGACGTCGCCGTCTACGGGGGCGTCGGGGTGGCGCTGCAGGGGGCGGCACTGCTCATTCTCGAGATTGCCGTGCCCGGTCGCTTCCGCGAGCACGTCGAGGAACCGACGCTACATCCGGCGGCATTCGCCACGGCGGTGATGATGCTGGCCGTCGGGGGTGTGATCGCCGCCGCGCTGTCATGA
- a CDS encoding DUF4247 domain-containing protein — protein MSRNRLFLIAAGLAVAATVSLVSGVVLLNKNISSYIASHYREESRDANGTRYLCTGSAHQVADTLARYQAPAARAASGDNEYLRYRNNIVVVGPDGSYPCSIRVEPLSAGYSHGSFIFLGPGFTPGSPSGGSGGSPGGPGGSK, from the coding sequence GTGAGCCGCAACCGCCTGTTTCTGATTGCCGCGGGGCTGGCCGTCGCCGCCACGGTGTCGTTGGTTTCGGGAGTAGTGCTGCTGAACAAGAACATCAGCTCGTATATCGCGTCGCACTATCGCGAAGAATCCCGCGACGCCAACGGAACGCGTTACCTCTGCACGGGATCAGCACATCAGGTGGCCGACACACTGGCCCGCTATCAGGCCCCCGCGGCACGCGCGGCCAGCGGCGACAACGAATACCTGCGCTACCGAAACAACATCGTGGTCGTCGGCCCCGACGGCTCCTACCCGTGCAGCATCCGCGTCGAACCCCTGAGTGCGGGCTACAGCCACGGCTCATTCATCTTCCTCGGTCCGGGATTCACTCCCGGGTCTCCGTCGGGCGGCTCGGGGGGCAGCCCGGGCGGGCCGGGCGGCAGCAAGTAG
- a CDS encoding DUF2617 family protein: MPLHQLAVAPADVSGARLRLAINAPPPRPLASHRLDHPDGGTLLLGVLGASHVITVNHGGTTFSEQISCSARNRGASLPARTEAPGYRLESRSDTYDESAFRRLAHELRQRCACDDGWLGGMFPGDDAALTALAAEPDGTGWRWRTWHLYPTGSGGSVVYTASRWQP, translated from the coding sequence GTGCCGCTTCATCAGCTCGCGGTCGCTCCGGCTGACGTATCGGGGGCCCGGCTGCGGCTGGCCATCAACGCGCCGCCGCCCCGGCCCCTGGCCAGCCATCGGTTGGACCACCCCGACGGCGGCACCCTGCTGCTCGGCGTGCTGGGGGCATCGCATGTCATCACCGTGAACCACGGTGGCACCACCTTTTCCGAGCAGATCTCGTGTTCGGCCCGCAACCGGGGCGCGAGTCTGCCGGCGCGCACCGAGGCTCCCGGCTACCGGCTGGAATCCCGTAGCGACACCTACGACGAGTCCGCGTTCCGCCGCCTCGCACACGAGCTGCGCCAGCGGTGCGCGTGCGACGACGGGTGGCTGGGCGGCATGTTCCCCGGCGATGACGCCGCGCTGACCGCGCTGGCGGCCGAACCCGACGGCACCGGCTGGCGCTGGCGGACCTGGCACCTCTACCCGACCGGCTCCGGCGGGTCGGTGGTGTACACCGCGAGCCGGTGGCAACCGTGA
- a CDS encoding DUF4178 domain-containing protein, with protein MGSLMVVLAVALFIASLLVLVVALKRPKTPKPPGNRQDPLSFNAMPQFGPRQLGPGAIVSYGGVDYVVRGSVTYREGPFVWWEHLLEGGDEPMWFSVEDDDGRLELAMWVKRTDLAVQPDGDQVLDGVTFQESERGHAGYTTEGTTGLPAGGEMDYVDYVGAGQGGDETALLSFERWAPDMPWEISTGKAVLPGELTVYPAPPASA; from the coding sequence GTGGGATCACTGATGGTGGTGCTCGCGGTGGCATTGTTCATCGCGTCGCTTCTCGTTCTCGTCGTCGCTCTCAAGCGTCCCAAGACCCCGAAACCACCGGGCAACCGACAAGATCCCCTGTCTTTCAACGCGATGCCGCAGTTCGGCCCGCGTCAACTCGGCCCCGGCGCCATCGTCAGCTATGGCGGTGTCGACTATGTGGTTCGCGGATCGGTCACCTACCGTGAGGGACCGTTCGTCTGGTGGGAGCACCTGCTGGAGGGCGGCGACGAGCCGATGTGGTTCAGCGTCGAAGACGACGACGGGCGGCTCGAGCTGGCGATGTGGGTGAAACGCACCGACCTTGCCGTGCAGCCCGACGGCGACCAGGTGCTCGACGGCGTGACGTTTCAAGAGTCGGAGCGGGGCCATGCCGGCTACACCACCGAGGGGACGACGGGCCTGCCCGCGGGCGGCGAGATGGACTACGTCGACTACGTCGGTGCCGGTCAGGGGGGCGACGAGACCGCCTTGTTGTCATTCGAGCGCTGGGCACCCGACATGCCCTGGGAGATATCCACCGGCAAAGCGGTGCTGCCCGGCGAGCTGACCGTCTACCCCGCTCCCCCGGCGTCCGCATAG
- the ruvC gene encoding crossover junction endodeoxyribonuclease RuvC — MRVMGVDPGLTRCGLSLVESGRGRDLVALDVDVVRTPSDTALAKRLLAINDAVEHWLDTHRPDVLAIERVFSQQNVTTVMGTAQAGGVIALAAAKRDIDVHFHTPSEVKAAVTGNGGADKAQVTAMVTRILALQAKPTPADAADALALAICHCWRAPMIARIARAEALAAQQRHAYLAKLKAAR; from the coding sequence GTGCGGGTAATGGGAGTCGATCCCGGGTTGACGCGGTGCGGTCTGTCGCTGGTGGAAAGCGGCCGGGGCCGGGACCTCGTCGCGCTCGATGTCGACGTGGTGCGCACCCCCTCGGATACCGCGCTGGCGAAGCGGCTGCTGGCCATCAATGACGCCGTCGAGCACTGGCTGGACACCCACCGTCCCGACGTTCTGGCCATCGAGCGGGTGTTCTCCCAGCAGAACGTGACGACGGTCATGGGTACCGCGCAGGCCGGGGGGGTGATCGCCCTGGCGGCGGCCAAACGCGACATCGACGTACACTTCCACACTCCCAGCGAGGTCAAGGCCGCGGTCACCGGCAACGGTGGCGCCGACAAGGCTCAGGTCACCGCGATGGTCACCAGAATCCTTGCGCTGCAAGCCAAACCGACGCCGGCCGATGCGGCCGACGCGTTGGCGTTGGCGATCTGCCATTGCTGGCGGGCGCCGATGATCGCCCGGATCGCGCGCGCCGAGGCGCTGGCGGCCCAGCAGCGTCACGCCTATCTGGCCAAACTGAAGGCCGCGCGATGA